CCATGTCCTTGAATATTGAGCAATAGTAATGGCTTCTTTTTGGAAGCACTAACTCCACCATTAAGCCTATGGGGAAAGGAATGGGGGTTTTGTAGGCTTttctgataaatgcagaaaataaaAAAAGGTCTTAAGGAGATCACAAATGCATCATAATTCCCAAAAAGTGACGTTGGCTGAAAGATTATCTGATAAAAAAATTACGTATAAGacatatgtattttttaaaatcagaTAATGTTCATCAGCTAACGTCACTTTTTGGGGAATTTTTAAGCATTTATgtaatcaaaacaagcacataaaTGCTCCATAATTCCTAAAGGTCATTAACTCAGAGAACAAAAcatctcctaaacctgtgttaaCCTTACTTTCGGTATTTATCCCAAAACCCCACTCTTTCCCCATTCATTTCCGTCAAAGCAATGGCCGTACGAACCAGAGGTAACACATTGTTTAGGACTATAAAAGGTGAGCTCTATAACGATGTGTGTGTAATTCTGACATCACATTGACATTCTGACATGGCAAGTTCACAGTGACAAGTCATCGGTCTAAAAAGAGAGATATACATGGTGCACAATTTACTGAAAATAGTAGGGGTGTGTGGGTGACTCACCTGACCAGGAAGGGCTGTGGGTAGCATCTAACAGTTTGTGTTATGGCGTCCTGAAGTTGCAGCAGGTTAGTCAACAGCACCCCCTGGCGGCACTTATCGATCTTGGTCACCACAATCTGCGTCACACACCAGACAAAACAAGAGCTTGACAAAGACGCCTCATTAACAAGTGCTGATAGGCTACACGATCataaatgaataaacaagttCTCATTGTGTGCTAGTCCAAATCAGACACGGTGTTCCCAATTCCCAAGCAAAACAAGCGGTTCTATGAGGAACAATAGCGAACGCTTTTCGGTCATCTTCTGGGTGGTTTAGGACGCTGCAAGCGGCAGCTGCTAGGCCTGGATTTTATTTGCAATATGACGAGTGCATCCATTCATTCCATGTAAGTACATCAATGGGATCATTTTAATCTGAAGCCAGTCCTTTAGTCTGTTGTGGCTCCACAAGGTGGACATAAGCTTTATTTAAGATCCCGTTGACATCATTTTAGTTATGTGGTCAAAGTGCTTAATAACCTGATAGCTTGAATAATTTACAGCTCCATGCATTAAAGCACAGGACAGGGCCAATCAATAATGGCCCGGATCCAGGACTGCAGTTTTTAAATAGCTGAGTGGGACAAGTTAGAGTGTTCTACATGAAACTGCGCTCTACAGTGAGTGGGATGGAACATAACACactaaggaggagagggagagaaaaggctTAAATGGCATGCAATGAAAATGGAGAAACAAGATTACAGCAAAATTCTGTAAACTTAACATATAAAAGGACACAAAACAGAACACTGAGTTGTTTAACAATACCCTCTTGCCATATATATAcaatgctcaaaaaaataaaaggaacacttaaacaacacaatgtaactccaagtcaatcacacttctgtgaaatcaaactgtccacttaggaagcaacactgattgacaatacatttcacatgttgtgcaaatggaatagacaacaggtggaaattataggcaattagcaagacacccccaataaaggagtggttctgcaggtggggaccacagaccacttctcagttcctatgcttcatggctgatgttttggtcacttttgaatgctggctgtGCTTTCACTGCAGTGGTAGCATGAGAgtttacaacccacacaagtggctcaggtagtgcagctcatccaggatggcacatcaatgcgagctgtggcaagaaggtttgctgtgtctgtcagcgtagtgtccagagcatggaggcgctaccaggtgacaggccagtacatcaggagacgtagaggaggccgtagaagggcaacaacccagcagcaggaccgctacctccgcctttgtgcaaggaggagcactgccagagccctgcaaaatgacctccagcaggccacaaatgtgcatgtgtctgctcaaacggtcagaaacagactccctgagggtggtatgagggcccgacgtccacaggtgggggttgtgcttacagcccaacaccgtgcaggacgtttggcatttgtcagagaacaccaagattggcaaattcaccactggcgccctgtgctcttcacagatgaaagcaggttcacactgagcacgtgacagacgtgacagagtctggagacgccgtggagaacgttctgctgcctgcaacatcttccagcatgaccggtttggcggtgggtcagtaatggtgtggggtggcatttctttggggggccgcacagccctccatgtgctcgccagaggtagcctgactgccattaggtaccgagatgagatcctcagaccccttgtgagaccatatgctggtgcgtttggccctgggttcctcctaatgcaagacaatactagacctcatgtggctggagtgtgtcagcagttcctgcaagaggaaggcattgatgctatggactggcccacccgttccccagacctgaatccaattgagcacatctgggacatcatgtctcgctccatccaccaatgccacgttgcaccacagactgtccaggagttggcggatgctttagtccaggtctgagaggagattcctcaggagaccatccgccacttcatcaggagcatgcccaggcattgtagggaggtcatacaggcacgtggaggccacacacactactgagcctcattttgacttgtattcaaagttggatcagcctgtagtgtggttttccactttaattttgagtgtgactccaaatccagacctccatggattgatacatttgatttccattgattatttttgtgtgattttgttgtcagcacattcaactatgtaaagaaaaaagtatttaattcgaatatttcattcagatctaggatgtgttatttagggttccctttatttttttgagcagtaatcttaggttggagtcattaaaactcgtttttcaaccactccacaaatttcttgttaacaaactatagttttggcaagtcgtttaggacatctactttgtgcatgacacgtaattttaccaacaattgtttacagacggattatttcacttagaattcactgtatcacagttccagtgggtcagaagttcacatacactaagttgactgtgcctttaaacagcttggaaaattccagaaaattatgtcatggctttagaagtctCCGATAGGCTACCTGACATTTAaatcaattggagatgtacctgtggatgtatttcaaggcctaccttcaaatcaagtgcctctttgcttgacatcatgggaaaaatctaaagaaatcagccaagacctcagggaaaaaaatgtgttcatcctttggagcaatttcgaaatgcctgaaggtaccacgttcatctgtacaaacagtacgcaagtataaacaccatgggaccacgcagtcatcatactgctcaggaaggagacgcgttctgtctccgagagatgaacgttctttggtaggaaaagtgcaagtcaatcccggaatatcagcaaaggaccttgtgaagatgctggaggaaacaggtacaaaagtatcaatatccacagctctggacatggggacaaagatcgtatttttggagaaatgtcctctggtctgatgaaacaaaaatagaactgtttggccataatgaccatcattatgtttggagggaaaagggggatgcttgcaagcccgaagaacatcatcccaaccgtgaagcacgggggtgggcagcatcatgttgtgggggtgctttgctgcaggaggaactggtgcacttcaggaaatagatggcataatgagggagggaaattatgtggatatattgaagcagcatcagtcaggaagttaaagcttggtcacaaatgggtctttcaaatggacattgaccccaagcatacttccaaagttgtggcaaaatggcttaaggacaacaaagtcaaggtattgtagtggccatcacaaagccctgacctcaatcctatagaaaatatgtgggcagaactaaaaaagcgtgtgcgagcaaggaggcctacaaacctgactcagttacaccagctctgtcaggaggaatgggtcaaaattcacccaacttattgtgggaagcttgtggaaggctacccaaaacttttgacccaagttcaacaatttaaaggcaattctacctaatactaactgagtgtatgtaaacttctgacccactgggaatgtgatgaaagaaatcgctactattattctgacatttcacactcttaaaatgatgtggttatcctaactgacctaagacagggaatttttactaggattaaatgtcatgaatgttaaaaactgagttgaaatgtatttggctaaggtgtacgtaaacttccgacttcaactatatatatatatatatacacacaattaAAACAGAGGCTATAGACGCTAATCTCACCACGTAAGGCCGACTGAACTCTTCACACATCTCCAGGGCGATCATATCTGCCTCCTGCAGCCCAACACTGCCATCCACCAATAGGAAGGTCCTTACCAGACTGATAGAAATGTAACACAGCAGAGGGAAGCATGATCATGtcacacaaacagacaaatgcATTCGATCTACATCAAGACTCTCCAACCCTGCTCCTTGAGAGTTACCATCCTGTTGGTTATCAAGCACACCcaattctaataattagctggttgataaactgaatcaggttagtttaCAACAGGGATTGGATCGCAAAACCTAcgggagggtagctctccagaaaccgtgttggagagccctgatctacactgaacaaaaatagaaatgcaacatgtCAAGTGTTAGTTCCATGAACTGAAAAACAAAATACCAGATtttttccatacacacacaagTTTTTCTttccaattttgtgcacaaatgtatttacattcaTATTAGTGAGCATTTGTCATTTggcaagataattcatccacttgacaggagtggcatatcaataaacgtattaaacatcatgatcattacacaggtgcaccttgtgctggggacaataaaaggcccctttaaaatgtgcagttttgtcacacgacacaatgccacagatgtctcaagttgagggagcatgcaattggcatgctgactgcaggaatgtccaccagagcggttgccagagaatttaatgtccataagctgcctccaacgtcattttagagaatttggcaatacgtccaactggcctcacaaccgcagacagtCCAGGATCTCCACATACaacttcttcacctgcgagatcgtctgaggggtgggggaggtactgaggagtatttatgtctgtaataaagcccttttgtggggaaaaactgtggttgggcctatgccctctcaggcccacccatggctgcacccctacccagtcatgtaaatttcatagattagggcctaatgaatttatttcctcaaatgaactgtaactcagtaaaatattagaaaatgttgcatgttgcatttagatttttgttcagtatacttactGTACATAGATTGACGGCCACATAACGTAAAGCTAAAACATCCCGAAGACCTACTTTTTTCTTGAACCCAGATAGTGCTCCACCATCTCCACAAAGTCCTTGGGAGCCCTGTATCCATAACCAGGCATGTCCACCATGGTGAAAGCTCTGCCCACTTTGAAAAAGTTCATCTTCTTGGTATGGCCCTGAGAGAGAATGGATAAAATGCCAGGTAGTGAAAGTAACTTAGAGAATGTATGGAATGAGACAGAGCGATAACAAAATGtaggagccccccccccccaataaacaACAGATCTTAGTTTACTCACGGGTGTTTTGGAGACTCTAATTTCTACGTCAGGAGCCAGGGAGAACAGAGCTCTGATGAGAGACGACTTCCCCACATTACTCCTGCCGATGAAACACACCTGGCAACGCACACAATCACCACGATCAATAttacaacacatcaacaaacatCCAAAAGGGTATAAGGACCTAAACAACAAGCTGACCAAATTGAAAATATTAAATATACTAGTTTTTTTTGTATTACCACTTTGAAGTTAAAGCTTAGTGTACGTAGATATTTGAAAACTAGACAAGTTCACCTTAAAGTATATTCTGCGATGCTGAGCACACTGCTTTGGGTTTGCAACTGTGTGTTGCCAGCCATGACATAAAATCAGTCATTTGTAGAGatgtgacagtgctactgtaatATCCCTGGAGTCCCAGCGGACAATCAGAGCTACTGGAGCCATCTGTCTCTGACACAAGATGGATGCAGAGAGCCGCTCCACCATGTTGCCGGGGGATAAATCACACCGACAGGGGAGAGGTGGTGAGCCGAGCGGTAACTAAAACCCACGTGTCTCACAATCACTGAACCCTCTGGCTCTGCACCACTCCTCTCTCCAAACATCTTTCAATTTGGAACTGCGTGGAAGAATCTAAGTTAAAGTCCTGGTCTGACTGAGGTTTCATGAATACATTTCAGAATTGAGTTAATTTATTAAGCCATGGCCAATGTTCACTTCATTTCATTCTTCTAATCATAAGAGCATGAAGGAGGGGGCGAGGGTTAATCTGCCCATTCCACACACTTAGTCATCCCCCCAGTCTTCCACCCACCCACGCAtgtgcccccacacacaccagacccgggttcaaatacatgtatttgtgttatttgtgttatgtgttatttaatataCTTTTTCTTCCTGTGTATTTTAGTATTTTCACAGCCCAAAACAATTTTTTGTATgcaagtacagtaccagtcaaaagttcaggcacacctactcattcaagggtttttctttatttttactattttctacattgtagaataatagtgaagacatcaacactatgaaataacacaatggaatcatgtagtaaacaaaaaaagtgtttattattattattttttaaatcgaaatatattttctatttgagattcttcaaagtagccaccctttgcctttgacagctttgcacatgcttggcattctctcaaccagcttcacgaggtagtcacctggaatgcatctcAATTAACAGTTGTACCTTGAAAGATGTTCCACAAATCAACTtttttcttaatgcatttgagccaatcagttgtgttgtgacaaggtagcgtggtatacagaaaaaatccctatctggtaaaagaccaagtcccatattatggcaagaacagctcagataagcaaagagaaaaaaagacagccatcattacttgaagacatgaaggtcagtcaatctagaAAATTTcaggaactttcaaagtttcttcaagtgcagccgcAAAAACAATCAA
This portion of the Oncorhynchus tshawytscha isolate Ot180627B linkage group LG26, Otsh_v2.0, whole genome shotgun sequence genome encodes:
- the gtpbp8 gene encoding GTP-binding protein 8 isoform X3, which translates into the protein MIGVVFQQVIGRLWLKPGTGFWTASQQGAHNLASFHQASLLPQRKLQGLLFPFSELEPHLACSVDRGHFQLFQPSVEDITKAEKLFSPSSSHKIDYHTSAVRMEHAPSQNQPEVCFIGRSNVGKSSLIRALFSLAPDVEIRVSKTPGHTKKMNFFKVGRAFTMVDMPGYGYRAPKDFVEMVEHYLGSRKNLVRTFLLVDGSVGLQEADMIALEMCEEFSRPYVIVVTKIDKCRQGVLLTNLLQLQDAITQTVRCYPQPFLVSNHMTRPRSSQMELSSSTGRKCGCMLTAYIQNVH